The following coding sequences are from one Plasmodium knowlesi strain H genome assembly, chromosome: 9 window:
- a CDS encoding KIR protein has product MVKATTSTDALPSQKIYDELISKRNCPVTSDEKKCCRDVKGDDLESALRIYKYIGQDLAPKITAAWHHASNKGMDHLSFGDRCMFLYFWTGSQIKNNVFNGGTTLQTAMRDVYVQLNKFNCSNGCKLSYDDISSLNIFNWAKLLWDYYYDYKYLRIQTGGNKDSLCVKLKAKLPGARDAHSNLKGNCHSGSYCDKFKAEQSNTNLEFAAPQQLKCQGDEETITEEVIETVTSPPDLMRNKLGELPSRLLYEKFEKEGQRTCNHGSIENIRGQLETALSQYNMKEYADRILYAWCYVNQGTEDSDAWRTGRFSLFYSFVGDLLFNHAGSSDKFSLPMNQIYDALKKMHDDQPCGDMCKDVSLSKEDDTFSHVKALNEYFSDYKTLKNHLGISGNGATIKKNCEKAYYDHLSNIKKACNSIRQKCSQPGNSSDGYCMWFNANKKHYCEDEELLKLTCKKVMWTKPNPNPNQAGSSGSFSDVDLQHNGLSGGEGKGGSDGGSIVGSVSGGIATIALPTIGFLLYKYTSLFDGIKKSLFGGLSNTGGRSRGRGRRSTIGRQHFDDTFTENDYSTLGDDGSTTLGGGGGSSTLGGSSTDISTIYNESPRRPTGRTRTRTNNGRPGNIRYYAT; this is encoded by the exons atggtaaag GCGACGACAAGCACGGATGCATTACCATCCCAAAAAATATACGATGAATTAATTAGTAAGAGAAATTGTCCAGTTACTAGCGATGAGAAGAAATGCTGCCGTGACGTGAAGGGGGATGATTTGGAGTCTGCGTTGcgaatatacaaatatattggTCAGGACCTTGCCCCTAAAATTACAGCAGCATGGCATCATGCTTCCAACAAGGGAATGGATCACCTGTCCTTTGGGGACCGCTGTATGTTCTTATATTTCTGGACAGGTAGTCAAATAAAGAATAATGTTTTTAATGGGGGGACCACATTACAGACTGCTATGCGTGACGTTTATGTCCAACTGAATAAGTTCAATTGTAGTAACGGGTGCAAGCTTTCTTACGATGATATTAGTAGTTTGAACATTTTCAATTGGGCAAAACTATTATGGGATTATTATTATGACTACAAATACTTGAGGATCCAGACGGGGGGTAATAAGGATTCCCTGTGTGTAAAATTAAAGGCGAAATTGCCTGGAGCTCGAGATGCACACTCGAATTTAAAGGGGAATTGCCACAGTGGTTCATATTGTGACAAATTTAAAGCAGAACAGTCAAATACTAATTTGGAGTTTGCCGCACCACAGCAATTAAAGTGCCAAGGCGATGAGGAAACTATTACT GAGGAAGTAATAGAGACGGTCACTAGCCCACCAGATTTAATG AGGAATAAATTAGGAGAATTGCCCTCAAGATTGTTGTATGAAAAATTCGAGAAGGAGGGGCAGAGAACGTGTAATCATGGATCGATAGAGAACATAAGAGGCCAACTGGAGACTGCATTAAGTCAGTACAATATGAAGGAGTACGCTGATAGAATTTTATATGCCTGGTGTTATGTAAATCAAGGGACTGAGGACAGTGATGCATGGCGTACGGGGCGTTTCAGTTTGTTCTATTCTTTCGTGGGAGATTTACTGTTCAACCATGCAGGGAGTAGTGACAAATTTTCTCTCCCTATGAATCAAATTTACGATGCCCTAAAGAAAATGCATGATGATCAACCATGTGGGGACATGTGCAAGGACGTATCCCTGAGTAAGGAGGATGACACTTTTAGCCATGTAAAAGCATTAAATGAATACTTCTCGGATTATAAAACCCTCAAAAATCACTTAGGTATTAGTGGGAATGGTGCTACTATTAAGAAAAACTGTGAAAAAGCTTATTACGACCACTTGTCTAACATTAAAAAGGCATGTAATTCCATAAGGCAAAAATGTTCCCAGCCGGGTAATAGTTCTGATGGTTATTGTATGTGGTTCAATGCAAATAAGAAGCATTACTGTGAAGATGAGGAACTATTAAAATTAACATGCAAAAAAGTGATGTGGACCAAACCCAATCCAAATCCAAACCAAGCCGGTTCCTCCGGTTCTTTTTCTGATGTCGATTTACAGCATAATGGTCTCTCTggtggggaaggaaaaggtggtTCCGATGGTGGTAGTATTGTTGGTTCTGTGTCTGGTGGAATTGCAACCATAGCCTTACCAACAATTGGTTTCCTTTTATATAAA tatactTCCCtatttgatggaataaaaaaatccctcTTTGGTGGACTCAGTAATACCGGAGGAAGGAgtaggggaagaggaagaagatctaCCATTGGACGTCAACACTTTGACGACACTTTCACAGAGAATGATTATTCCACACTAGGAGATGATGGTTCCACCACCctaggtggtggtggtggatcATCCACCTTAGGTGGTAGCTCCACCGATATTTCTACCATCTATAATGAATCACCTCGTCGACCAACCGGAAGAACACGgacaagaacaaataatgGAAGACCAGGGAATATACGTTATTATGCTACgtaa